A window of the Lates calcarifer isolate ASB-BC8 linkage group LG18, TLL_Latcal_v3, whole genome shotgun sequence genome harbors these coding sequences:
- the tmem229a gene encoding LOW QUALITY PROTEIN: transmembrane protein 229A (The sequence of the model RefSeq protein was modified relative to this genomic sequence to represent the inferred CDS: inserted 2 bases in 1 codon): MASRWRDGTRSRSGEPVGGLKTARTPRQEEPSGETEDAAESPRELPRWMLLYFYGMHGVTLDVLLSSLQGVLNYRDPKLVGFSSPYLCIMHSLTHFALEKIYSQKRCFRGRPVVFHLVFYPSVYIGLQILIGNINTLTEQVRVVSGTQLAVHYILALYFGQVFHRGLSRLQYYPSCPTDLLRKSSPGGQRXHNRARLQGLPGFVRFLFFGMHGFLDEVLFTSMFNLVEKSDRSLSGHTSLWSFLMYGSCSFVVEKLYLHLHFRRGWGTWHRLPIYICFIYTWEFSWGLVLRQFDACSWDYSHYPHNFMGLITLLYLPGWVCLSLYQDVLSNVLLRIKCTKDVTDLSGENGEANGQLESNKKRL; the protein is encoded by the exons ATGGCCAGCCGGTGGCGAGACGGTACTCGCAGCCGTTCGGGAGAACCCGTCGGTGGTCTGAAAACGGCACGAACGCCCCGCCAAGAGGAACCGTCTGGAGAGACCGAGGACGCGGCGGAGTCACCGCGGGAGCTGCCGCGATGGATGCTGCTTTACTTCTACGGGATGCACGGCGTGACTCTGGATGTCCTGCTGTCTTCGCTACAGGGGGTTTTAAATTATCGGGACCCGAAGCTGGTGGGGTTTTCCTCTCCGTATCTTTGTATCATGCATTCACTGACCCACTTTGCGCTCGAGAAGATCTACTCTCAGAAGAGGTGTTTCCGAGGTCGGCCTGTGGTGTTTCATCTCGTTTTCTATCCGTCTGTCTACATCGGGCTGCAGATCCTGATCGGGAACATCAACACTTTGACCGAGCAGGTGAGGGTGGTATCAGGGACGCAGCTGGCGGTGCACTACATCCTGGCTCTCTACTTCGGCCAGGTGTTTCACAGAGGGCTTTCGAGGCTGCAGTATTACCCGTCCTGCCCCACCGACCTCCTGAGGAAGTCCAGCCCAGGAGGACAGCG TCACAACCGGGCGCGTCTTCAGGGTCTTCCCGGCTTCGTGCGGTTCTTGTTTTTCGGGATGCACGGCTTCCTGGACGAGGTGCTTTTCACCTCCATGTTCAACCTGGTTGAGAAGTCGGACCGGAGCCTCAGCGGCCACACGTCCCTGTGGTCCTTCCTGATGTACGGCAGCTGCAGCTTCGTGGTGGAGAAGCTCTACCTTCACCTGCACTTCAGGAGAGGCTGGGGCACGTGGCACCGGCTCCCCATCTACATCTGCTTCATCTACACCTGGGAGTTCTCCTGGGGTCTGGTCCTGAGGCAGTTTGACGCCTGCTCCTGGGACTACTCCCACTACCCTCACAACTTCATGGGGCTCATCACCCTCCTGTACCTGCCTGGCTGGGTCTGCCTCAGCCTGTATCAGGACGTGCTGTCCAACGTCCTGCTGAGGATCAAGTGCACCAAAGATGTGACTGATCTGAGCGGGGAGAACGGAGAGGCCAATGGACAGCTGGAGTCGAACAAAAAACGACTTTAA